TGAGTTGTGATTCTCTCTTTTGCATCTTGCCTTCTATTTCACCAAGCTCAGCTTTTTTTTCATCAATCCTTGTCTTAAGATCTGCTATTTTGTTTTTCAGGGTCAATCTCTTTGCATTATTTTGAACAATTTTGCTTTTCAGTCTCTCTATCTCCTCCTCAAACTTCTTTATGTCACTTTCCTTCATGTAAAAGTCGCGCTTTGCATTTTCAAGCTCTTCTGTAACCTTATCAAACTCCTGCTTTGCTATAGTGAAGTTCTTATCAATTTCGCCGAGTTTTACAATTAATTCATTTCTTTCTTTCTCTTTCTCTTCTATCTCCTTAAGCAGCTTTTCCTTTCTCTTGCTCCACCTCTGTATTGCAGACTTGCTCTTTTCGATTTCTTCTGAAATTCGTTTAAGCTCTTCTTTGCTCCTTATGAGTCTTCTCTGGCTTTCTTCAATTTCTTTCTTGGCAAGCTCAATATTTTTCTTAGCCATCTCTATCTTTGATTTTACATCACTTATTTTTCTTGTAAGCTCTAAGATGCCATCTTCACTCTTCTCCTCCAGCTCTCTTTCTATTTTAGCCAGCAGGTTTTCTTTTTCAAGTATCCCCTTTACAATTTCCTTTAATTTATCCTCAACCTCTTTAGCTTCCTTCTCTATCTGTTTGTCTCTTTCTTCACTTTCTTTAATGAGCTTTTCAAGCCTTTTGATCTCTCCTACAAGGAGAGTAACTTTGGCCTTTTCTAACTTCTCTTTCAAGTCCAAGTACCGTAGTGCATCGTTTCTTTCTTTCTCCAGCTTGTCCAATTGCTTTTTCACTTCGTGTATAAGCAAATCTACCCTTGCAAGATTTTCTTCAGCCTGCTTGAGTTCTTCCATAGCTTTCTTTTTCTTTGCATCATATTCTGCAATTCCAGAAATCTCGTCAATTATCATTCTCCTCTCTACAGGACTCATCTTGATGAACTTTGTAATATCACCCTGAAGAACTAAGTTATACCCTTCTGGAGAGATCATTGCGGCACTCAGAATGTCGAGAATGTCGCTTCTGCTTGTCCTTTTACCGTTAAGCCAGTACGTACTCCTCCCGTCAGGATACACTCTTCTCTTTATAACAACCTCATCCTCATCCACTGGGAAACCTCTGTCTTCATTGTTAAAGTAAATCGTCACTTCAGCATATTTGGCAGGAGGCTCCTTTTTTGTTCCTGCAAAGATTAGGTCGCTTATTCTTGTAGCACGCATAGCCTTAGCAGAAAGTCCTCCCAGAACAAAGAGAATAGCATCACCGATATTGCTTTTACCACTGCCATTGGCGCCTACGATCGCTGTAAATCCTTTAGAAAAGGGTACAACAACTTTCCTGCTGCCATATGATTTGAATCCTTTCATTTCGAGTTTCTCAATATATGGCATCTCATACACCTAAGGGGAAAGATTGGATATGAGGTTATATATAAGTTACTGAGGTGCAAGAAGAATCGAAAAGCACTATCCTTCCACAATTCGTTTAAGAAGAGCAACGGTTTTATCATCAAGCCCCTCACTAATACTAACAATAAATCCTGAGTTATTCAAAAGTGCTATGTCTCTAAGCTTCCCTGTAAATCTTAACGTTGCTTCAAGACCTTGCTCCATCATCAGATATTCAAACGCATCCAAGACTATTATTGGTGATTCTTTCTTTATTATTTCCCAAACTTTTTGTTCAATAACATATAGATCTGTGGGAGAAACAGCGTTGGGATGGTCTATCTTGCTTATCCAGATATAGAAAGTTGCATTGTCATTTACAGTTGGAGGTGTCCTGGTAATTAAAATCTTCTTTTTATGAGAAAATTTCTTTAAGAGATTCCGCATTTTGGAATAGTGAACAACTTGAAAAGGAAGCTCTTCCTTCTCAAACTTCACGTTAGCAGACATCATATCTTTAAGCATTTTAAACATCACTCATCCCCCAAGATATGGGTCCCAAGATATTTACTGATTTTAGTCTTAGGAGTCCCGTACTTATTAGAACAGTGTATACCGAAAATGTAACCACTTTACTGATATCTGATTTGACTTTAAATTTATAAAGTTTTGCCTTATTTTTATGTGAAAATATGACCAAAAATATAGGAAAAGGTACAGAAATCAGTTATAACCCGTGGTTAATTATTCCGTTCTTTCACATAATTCCAACAAAACTCCATTGACACTTTTTGGGTGGACAAACGCTATTTTTGCACCACCAGCACCAATTCTTGGCTTTTCATCAATCAGCCTAAATCCTTGCTCTTTAAGCCTCTCCAAGTGCTCTTCGATATTCTCAACACCAAGAGCAATGTGATGAATTCCCTCTCCTCTCTTGGCAATGAACTTTGATATCGGTGAATCTTCGCTTGTCCCTTCTAAGAGTTCAATTCTGCTTTCGCCGACTTTAAACACAGCAACTCTGACTTTCTGCTCCGGCACCTCTTCAATCTCAGCAACTTTCAATCCAAGACTTTCCCAGAGCTTAATTGCTTCGTCTAAATTTTTAACGGCAATTCCTATATGATCAATCTTCTTTATCATATCTTCACCCCCAGAGTTTCTTTCAAAACAACTTCAGCAGCAGAATAGGGATCCATTTCCCTTTTCACGATTTTATCAATAAGTTTTGAAAGTTCTTTATCCTCCAGCTTTTCACTAATTTTCCTTGCAACAGAATCAGAAACAATTGTTTTTACTTCCTCTTCTGCCCTAAACTTCTTTTTCTTCTCAATTTCTCCGCTCTCTTCAAGGAACTTTCTGTGTCTTTTTATTGCTTCCCATAGGTCTTTAATGCCCTTCATAGTGACAGCCACAGTTTCAACAATCGGTGGCCTCCAGCCTCTCTTCTCCCACTTCTCCTTTTCAAGGTCAAGCAGTAGGTTGAGCTCAAAGAAAGTTGCATCTGCACCTTCCTTATCAGCTTTGTTTATGACGAATATATCTGCAATCTCCATTAAACCTGCTTTGATTGCCTGGATATCATCTCCTAATCCAGGAACTGTGACTAACACTACGGTGTCAGCTGTTTTGACGATATCAACTTCAATCTGTCCAACACCAACAGTTTCAACAAAAATAACGTCACATCCATAGGCGTCAAGGACTTTAATGGCATCATTCGTTGCCTTGGCCAAACCTCCGAGTGATCCACGAGTAGCCATACTCCTTATGAAAACTCCGGGATCAGTCGAGTGGCGTTGCATTCTAATCCTATCACCAAGCAATGCTCCACCAGTAAATGGTGAGGTTGGATCAATGGCTATGACCCCAACTATTAATCCCTCATTACGAGCTTGTTTTATAAGTTTGTCAAGAAGGGTTGACTTTCCAGAGCCTGGGGGACCTGTAATCCCAATGATGTAGGCTTTTCCAGTATACTTGTAAATTTTTTTGACGATTTCGCGAGCCATTTCTTCATCATTTTCAACCAAAGTAATTAACCTTGCAGTTGCTTTTTTGTCTCCCGTGAGCATTCTCTCAATTAGGTTGTCAATCATTGGCATCACTTGGTTTAATTATCCAGCCTTGAAATATAAAGTTTATTAACCCCCTCTGAACTTCTTAAGTTTTGGGACGTTCTCATCAATGAAATTGATTATCTCATTAATTGGACTTCCCGGGCCAAAAACTTTTGCAACTCCCATTTTTTCAAGTTCTTGGGCATCATCTGGAGGAATAATGCCCCCAGCAATCACAAGAACGTCTTCATTTGGCTTAAGTCCCTTCTCTTCAAGTAGCCTGAGTATCTTCGGAATTAGAACCATGTGAGCTCCAGAAAGGATGCTGATTCCAAGAACATCAACGTCTTCTTGGATAACACTCTCAACAATCTGTTCAGGCGTTTGTCTAATCCCGGTATAAATGACCTCAAAACCTGCATCTCTCAAAGCTCTTGCAATAACTTTAGCACCTCTATCATGACCATCCAAACCGGGTTTAGCTATGAGAACCCTAACTTTCGAGCGCTCAACCATTCTCCACCACCAACTTTCCTAAAGCACAGATAGTATTTAAATATTGTCAAAACTAAAGGTTTAACTTTACATTGGATATTTTATCCAGAACTTTGAAAAGTTTGAGGTTTACAAAACTTAAATTATTTACGTCCAAAACAGAGCGATAAACAAAATACACGAATTTCATTTCTAACGTAAAGCTCTACAAATATTCACCAAATTCTGACTCTAAACCAAAAAACATTTAATTGAGCAGAGTGCTAAAGTATGAAGGTTTTTAGGATGATAGATATACATACACACACCCAATATTCTGATGGCATTGGTATGATTGGAGATAATGTTGCTGAAGCCGAGAAAAAGGGACTTAAGTTAGTCGGCATAAGTGATCATGTCCACTATTTTACTCCCAAAAGACTCAATACATACATATCGGAAATTCGACAGATAAAGAAAGATAGTGAAATTACTGTTCTGGCTGGAATTGAGGCTAACATTCTCGCAACAGGCGTTGATATAACCACAGAAATGGCAAAAAAGCTTGATTATGTTATTGCTTCTGCCCACGTATGGCTTGATCCTGGAGGGATCGATGCGTATCTTGATCTAATTAAAATAGCAATCCGAGACGAGAATGTGGACATAATTGGACATTTTGGTAATGTTTTTCCCTACATCGGGTACCCAAGCTATGAGGAATATCTGGAAATTGTCAAGCTTGCTGAAGAGTACGGCAAAGCCTTCGAAATCAGCTCCCGCTATAGAGTTCCAGAGCTGGATTTCATTAAGCTATGCATTAAAAGGGGAGTTAAACTGACATTTGCAAGCGATGCTCATATGCCCAGTGACGTAGGAGCTATTAGGTGGAGCGAAAAGGTCTTCAAAAAAGCTGGTGGAACAAGGGAAGACCTACTCTTCTCAGAATTGCTTTAAGGGAAATCCTAACTTTTTAAGCTCGAGCACAACTTTAATTGGCAAGCCAACGACATTATAAAAATCCCCATAAATCCACTCTATAAAAATGGCGGCTTTCCCTTGAATAGCATAGGCTCCAGCTTTGTCTAAAGGCTCTCCTGTGCTTACATACCACTCAATTTCTTCCTCACTGAGATCCCTAAACTTAACTTTTGTAACTTCAAAACCTGCAATCTCTTTTCCTTCGTGAATTATGCAGTAACCAGTGATAACTTCATGAATCTTCCCGCTTAATAGCTTGAGCATTTTCTCTGCTTCT
Above is a genomic segment from Thermococcus sp. SY098 containing:
- a CDS encoding cobalamin-dependent protein (Presence of a B(12) (cobalamin)-binding domain implies dependence on cobalamin itself, in one of its several forms, or in some unusual lineages, dependence on a cobalamin-like analog.), which encodes MVERSKVRVLIAKPGLDGHDRGAKVIARALRDAGFEVIYTGIRQTPEQIVESVIQEDVDVLGISILSGAHMVLIPKILRLLEEKGLKPNEDVLVIAGGIIPPDDAQELEKMGVAKVFGPGSPINEIINFIDENVPKLKKFRGG
- a CDS encoding DUF835 domain-containing protein; its protein translation is MFKMLKDMMSANVKFEKEELPFQVVHYSKMRNLLKKFSHKKKILITRTPPTVNDNATFYIWISKIDHPNAVSPTDLYVIEQKVWEIIKKESPIIVLDAFEYLMMEQGLEATLRFTGKLRDIALLNNSGFIVSISEGLDDKTVALLKRIVEG
- the meaB gene encoding methylmalonyl Co-A mutase-associated GTPase MeaB, which translates into the protein MIDNLIERMLTGDKKATARLITLVENDEEMAREIVKKIYKYTGKAYIIGITGPPGSGKSTLLDKLIKQARNEGLIVGVIAIDPTSPFTGGALLGDRIRMQRHSTDPGVFIRSMATRGSLGGLAKATNDAIKVLDAYGCDVIFVETVGVGQIEVDIVKTADTVVLVTVPGLGDDIQAIKAGLMEIADIFVINKADKEGADATFFELNLLLDLEKEKWEKRGWRPPIVETVAVTMKGIKDLWEAIKRHRKFLEESGEIEKKKKFRAEEEVKTIVSDSVARKISEKLEDKELSKLIDKIVKREMDPYSAAEVVLKETLGVKI
- a CDS encoding PHP domain-containing protein: MKVFRMIDIHTHTQYSDGIGMIGDNVAEAEKKGLKLVGISDHVHYFTPKRLNTYISEIRQIKKDSEITVLAGIEANILATGVDITTEMAKKLDYVIASAHVWLDPGGIDAYLDLIKIAIRDENVDIIGHFGNVFPYIGYPSYEEYLEIVKLAEEYGKAFEISSRYRVPELDFIKLCIKRGVKLTFASDAHMPSDVGAIRWSEKVFKKAGGTREDLLFSELL
- a CDS encoding Maf-like protein, with product MFILASQSPRRREILERFFKDFKVVPSNADESVITENPREKAVEVARKKAWEVYNRTGGTVLGADTIVVLENKALGKPKNEEEAEKMLKLLSGKIHEVITGYCIIHEGKEIAGFEVTKVKFRDLSEEEIEWYVSTGEPLDKAGAYAIQGKAAIFIEWIYGDFYNVVGLPIKVVLELKKLGFPLKQF
- the mce gene encoding methylmalonyl-CoA epimerase is translated as MIKKIDHIGIAVKNLDEAIKLWESLGLKVAEIEEVPEQKVRVAVFKVGESRIELLEGTSEDSPISKFIAKRGEGIHHIALGVENIEEHLERLKEQGFRLIDEKPRIGAGGAKIAFVHPKSVNGVLLELCERTE